A stretch of the Rhodothermales bacterium genome encodes the following:
- a CDS encoding NlpC/P60 family protein, which translates to MIRPILFAMTVLMLSGCSALKTSRYAEPASASKPVAVTETPYPGETDATESSPTADSLMSLGSEPLALLDNLLREAATTWIGTPYLFGGLSSSGIDCSALIQTIFASALQLGLPRTTEEQIRLGSRVRRNQLDVGDLVFFRPDGRGRHAGIVLSDREFLHASTSQGVMISHLDEPYWRQWYHTGRRVVDDRWSPLERLADSSGN; encoded by the coding sequence ATGATCCGTCCGATCCTGTTCGCAATGACAGTATTGATGCTGAGTGGATGCTCCGCGCTCAAGACGAGCCGATACGCCGAGCCGGCGTCGGCGTCGAAGCCTGTGGCTGTGACAGAGACTCCATATCCCGGTGAAACCGATGCGACAGAATCGTCCCCGACGGCCGATTCCCTGATGTCGCTCGGATCGGAGCCACTGGCCCTGTTGGACAACCTGCTACGGGAAGCCGCCACCACATGGATCGGTACCCCGTATCTGTTCGGTGGTCTTTCCTCGTCCGGCATTGACTGCAGTGCGCTCATACAGACCATTTTCGCTTCGGCACTCCAGTTGGGTCTGCCGCGGACGACCGAAGAGCAAATCCGATTGGGATCGCGGGTGCGGCGCAACCAGCTGGATGTCGGCGACCTGGTCTTCTTCCGTCCGGACGGGCGCGGCCGACATGCCGGCATCGTTCTTTCGGATCGGGAATTCCTGCACGCATCGACCAGTCAGGGCGTCATGATTTCGCATCTGGACGAGCCCTATTGGCGACAGTGGTACCATACCGGACGTCGTGTCGTGGACGACCGATGGAGTCCCCTGGAGCGTTTGGCCGATTCCTCCGGAAACTGA
- a CDS encoding BrxA/BrxB family bacilliredoxin: protein MPYPEPLVAPMRAELSRVGVVELKTPEMVDDAFDKAQSGTMLLVVNSVCGCAAANARPAVTLAMQAPVQPDRYTTVFAGQDLEATARARDFLAGIPPSSPFIALIKNGEPAFVLERRNIEGRSASAIAMDLVGAFNTYCGEKSAAAPSVGTADAEQPERGDDLPGTFRSIL from the coding sequence ATGCCTTATCCGGAACCCCTCGTCGCGCCCATGCGGGCTGAACTCTCCCGAGTTGGTGTTGTTGAACTGAAAACGCCAGAAATGGTTGACGATGCGTTCGACAAGGCGCAATCGGGTACCATGCTGCTCGTGGTCAACAGCGTTTGCGGATGCGCCGCAGCCAACGCACGGCCCGCTGTCACGCTGGCCATGCAGGCACCCGTACAGCCGGACCGGTATACCACGGTTTTTGCCGGCCAGGATCTGGAAGCCACGGCACGCGCCCGTGATTTCCTGGCAGGCATCCCGCCATCGTCCCCGTTCATCGCGCTCATCAAGAACGGCGAGCCCGCATTCGTTCTTGAGCGTCGTAATATTGAAGGACGGTCCGCATCGGCCATCGCCATGGATCTGGTGGGCGCCTTCAATACCTATTGCGGGGAAAAGAGCGCAGCCGCGCCGTCGGTTGGGACTGCAGACGCGGAGCAGCCGGAGCGCGGCGACGACCTGCCCGGGACATTCCGCTCCATCCTCTGA